A single region of the Enterobacter cloacae complex sp. R_G8 genome encodes:
- a CDS encoding DUF3561 family protein produces MRNSENYMITTGSDPIATDDETTWSFPGAFVGFVSWLLALGIPFLIYGGNTLFFFLYTWPFFLALMPVAVVVGIALHSLLNGKLLYSTVVTIVTVVLMFGLLFLWLMG; encoded by the coding sequence ATGCGCAACAGTGAAAACTACATGATTACCACCGGGTCGGATCCGATAGCGACCGACGACGAGACGACCTGGTCATTTCCCGGGGCCTTCGTCGGCTTCGTCTCGTGGTTGCTGGCGCTGGGCATCCCGTTTCTCATCTACGGCGGTAACACGCTGTTCTTCTTTCTCTACACCTGGCCCTTCTTCCTGGCGCTGATGCCCGTGGCGGTTGTCGTCGGCATTGCCCTGCATTCGCTGCTTAACGGCAAACTGCTTTACAGTACCGTTGTCACGATTGTGACGGTGGTCCTGATGTTTGGTCTGTTATTTTTGTGGCTCATGGGCTAA
- the ispF gene encoding 2-C-methyl-D-erythritol 2,4-cyclodiphosphate synthase — protein sequence MRIGHGFDVHAFGGVGPIIIGGVRIPYEKGLLAHSDGDVALHALTDALLGAAALGDIGKLFPDTDPAFKGADSRALLREAWRRIQAKGYTLGNVDVTIIAQAPKMLPHIPQMRVFIAEDLGCHMDDVNVKATTTEKLGFTGRGEGIACEAVALLVKASK from the coding sequence ATGCGAATTGGACACGGTTTTGATGTACACGCCTTTGGAGGCGTTGGCCCAATTATCATTGGCGGCGTGCGCATTCCGTATGAAAAAGGGCTGCTGGCGCATTCTGATGGCGACGTGGCGTTACACGCCTTAACCGACGCCTTACTGGGCGCGGCGGCGCTGGGCGATATCGGCAAGCTGTTCCCGGACACCGATCCGGCGTTTAAAGGGGCAGACAGCCGTGCGCTGTTGCGTGAAGCCTGGCGCCGTATTCAGGCGAAGGGCTACACCCTGGGTAACGTCGATGTGACGATCATCGCCCAGGCCCCCAAAATGCTGCCGCATATTCCTCAGATGCGCGTATTTATCGCTGAAGATCTGGGTTGCCATATGGATGACGTTAACGTTAAAGCGACCACCACCGAGAAACTGGGCTTTACCGGTCGCGGCGAAGGCATCGCCTGCGAAGCCGTGGCGCTGCTGGTGAAGGCGAGCAAATGA
- the cysG gene encoding siroheme synthase CysG, whose amino-acid sequence MPLFAAIKERPVLVVGTGEIADRKIAFLERAGAQVRVVDEAEFDESQIDSVVLVIAATEDSALNRRISDAAQARHRLVNVVDDQPLCSFIFPSIVDRSPLLVAISSGGTAPVLARVLREKIEALLPTSLGRMAEKASYWRNHLKTRLTSVTERRRFWERVFRGRFASLMHAGNETAAQQLLEDELDNPGSTGGEIILVGAGPGDAGLLTLRGLQVLQDADVVFYDHLVTDGVRELIRRDAEQICVGKRAGEHSVPQHDTNQMLVAAAKAGKTVVRLKGGDPFIFGRGGEELQAAAEAGVPFQVVPGITAASAVTAYAGIPLTHRDYAQSVTFVTGHYKADSTPFDWSHLAQSRQTLAIYMGTMKAADISEQLIQHGREATTPVAVISRGTRVDQRVVTGTLQDLAILAKDAPMPALIVVGEVVQLHSTLAWFQHTTDSEGFGSSVVNLA is encoded by the coding sequence CTGCCCCTGTTTGCCGCGATAAAAGAGAGACCCGTACTGGTTGTCGGAACGGGTGAGATCGCCGATCGCAAAATCGCGTTTCTTGAGCGTGCAGGGGCGCAAGTGCGGGTCGTGGACGAGGCGGAGTTCGACGAGTCACAAATCGACAGCGTCGTGCTGGTGATTGCGGCAACGGAAGACAGCGCACTCAACCGCCGGATTTCCGACGCGGCTCAGGCCCGTCACCGGCTGGTGAACGTCGTGGACGATCAGCCGCTGTGTTCGTTTATCTTCCCGTCGATTGTCGACCGCTCGCCGCTGCTGGTGGCGATCTCCTCCGGCGGTACCGCGCCGGTGCTGGCGCGCGTGCTGCGTGAAAAGATTGAAGCGCTGTTACCCACCAGTCTCGGCCGTATGGCAGAGAAAGCGAGCTACTGGCGCAACCATCTGAAAACCCGCCTGACCAGCGTAACGGAGCGCCGTCGCTTCTGGGAGCGGGTATTCCGTGGCCGCTTTGCCAGCCTGATGCATGCCGGTAATGAAACGGCGGCGCAGCAGCTCCTGGAAGACGAACTGGATAATCCCGGCAGCACGGGCGGGGAGATCATTCTGGTGGGTGCCGGGCCGGGTGATGCCGGGTTACTGACCTTACGCGGCCTGCAGGTGCTACAGGATGCGGATGTGGTGTTCTATGACCATCTGGTCACCGATGGCGTGCGCGAGCTAATCCGTCGCGATGCCGAGCAAATCTGCGTGGGTAAACGCGCAGGCGAGCACTCGGTACCGCAGCACGATACCAATCAGATGCTGGTTGCCGCAGCAAAAGCGGGTAAAACCGTGGTGCGCCTGAAAGGGGGCGATCCGTTCATCTTTGGTCGCGGTGGCGAAGAGCTGCAGGCGGCCGCCGAAGCGGGCGTACCGTTCCAGGTGGTGCCGGGCATTACGGCGGCCTCCGCGGTAACGGCCTATGCCGGTATTCCGCTTACGCACCGCGATTACGCCCAGAGCGTGACCTTTGTGACTGGCCATTATAAGGCCGACAGCACGCCGTTTGACTGGTCGCATCTGGCACAGAGCCGACAGACGCTGGCTATTTATATGGGCACGATGAAGGCGGCGGATATCAGTGAACAACTTATTCAGCACGGTCGCGAGGCGACAACGCCGGTGGCTGTCATTTCTCGCGGCACCCGCGTCGATCAGCGTGTGGTGACCGGTACGCTACAAGACCTTGCAATCCTGGCGAAAGACGCCCCGATGCCCGCGCTTATCGTGGTGGGCGAAGTGGTACAGCTGCACAGCACGCTCGCCTGGTTTCAACATACAACAGACTCAGAGGGGTTTGGCTCCTCTGTGGTGAATCTGGCTTAA
- the truD gene encoding tRNA pseudouridine(13) synthase TruD — MTDFDNLTYRHGKPQGSGLLKASPEDFVVVEDLGFEPDGEGEHILVRILKNGCNTRFVADALAKFLKIHAREVSFAGQKDKHAVTEQWLCARVPGNAMPDLSKFELEGCKVLEYVRHKRKLRLGALKGNNFTLVLREVTDRDDVEKRLQAINDHGVPNYFGAQRFGIGGSNLQGALRWAQSDAPVRDRNKRSFWLSAARSALFNQIVSERLKKPDANQVVVGDALQLAGRGSWFVATADEMADVQSRVDAKTLMITAALPGSGDWGTQGDALAAEQAAVAEAQELQSLLVREKVEAARRAMLLYPQQLSWNWWDDVTVELRFWLPAGSFATSVVRELINTSGDYANIAE, encoded by the coding sequence ATGACCGATTTTGACAACCTGACCTACCGGCACGGTAAACCGCAGGGGAGTGGGCTGCTGAAAGCCAGCCCCGAAGATTTCGTGGTCGTGGAAGATTTGGGCTTTGAGCCGGACGGCGAAGGCGAGCATATCCTGGTGCGCATCCTCAAAAATGGCTGCAATACCCGCTTTGTGGCCGATGCGCTGGCGAAATTCCTCAAAATCCATGCCCGCGAAGTGAGCTTCGCGGGACAAAAAGACAAACACGCGGTCACCGAACAGTGGCTTTGCGCGCGCGTTCCCGGTAATGCGATGCCTGATTTAAGCAAATTTGAGCTTGAGGGCTGTAAGGTGCTGGAGTACGTGCGCCACAAGCGCAAACTGCGTCTGGGGGCGTTGAAAGGTAACAACTTTACTCTGGTGTTGCGTGAAGTGACCGACCGTGACGACGTGGAAAAGCGTCTGCAGGCCATTAATGACCACGGCGTGCCGAACTACTTTGGTGCGCAGCGCTTTGGTATCGGCGGCAGTAACCTGCAGGGCGCACTGCGCTGGGCGCAAAGCGATGCGCCGGTGCGTGACAGGAATAAACGCAGTTTTTGGTTGTCGGCGGCCCGCAGTGCGTTGTTTAATCAGATCGTAAGCGAACGGCTGAAAAAACCGGACGCGAATCAAGTTGTTGTCGGCGATGCGCTACAATTAGCGGGACGCGGCAGCTGGTTTGTGGCAACGGCTGACGAAATGGCCGATGTTCAGTCGCGTGTGGACGCCAAAACGCTGATGATCACCGCGGCCTTGCCTGGCTCGGGCGACTGGGGTACGCAGGGTGACGCGCTGGCCGCGGAGCAGGCAGCCGTTGCCGAAGCGCAGGAATTACAATCATTGCTGGTGCGGGAAAAAGTCGAAGCAGCACGCCGGGCGATGTTGCTCTACCCGCAGCAGTTAAGCTGGAACTGGTGGGATGACGTAACCGTTGAGTTACGCTTCTGGCTACCGGCAGGTAGCTTTGCCACCAGTGTTGTCAGGGAACTTATCAACACGTCGGGTGATTATGCGAATATTGCTGAGTAA
- the surE gene encoding 5'/3'-nucleotidase SurE: MRILLSNDDGIHAPGIQTLAKHLREFADVQVVAPDRNRSGASNSLTLESSLRTFTFENGDIAVQMGTPTDCVFLGVNALMRPRPDIVVSGINAGPNLGDDVIYSGTVAAAMEGRHLGFPALAVSLNGHTHYDTAAVVTCSILRALNREPLRTGRILNINVPDLPLNEIKGIRVTRCGSRHPADQVIPQQDPRGNTLYWIGPPGDKCDAGPDTDFAAVDEGYVSVTPLHVDLTAYSAHDVVSGWLDRAGVNAQW, translated from the coding sequence ATGCGAATATTGCTGAGTAACGATGACGGGATCCATGCGCCAGGCATTCAGACGCTGGCGAAACACCTTCGCGAATTTGCGGATGTGCAGGTCGTGGCTCCCGATCGTAACCGCAGTGGAGCGTCTAACTCATTGACGCTGGAGTCGTCGCTTCGCACCTTTACCTTTGAAAATGGCGATATTGCCGTGCAGATGGGCACGCCGACGGACTGTGTGTTTCTGGGTGTGAATGCGCTGATGCGCCCGCGCCCGGATATTGTCGTTTCCGGGATTAACGCCGGGCCGAATCTTGGCGATGACGTGATCTACTCCGGAACCGTGGCGGCCGCAATGGAAGGCCGTCATCTTGGGTTTCCGGCGCTGGCGGTGTCGCTAAACGGTCACACCCACTACGACACCGCAGCCGTGGTGACCTGTTCTATCCTGCGGGCGCTGAACCGTGAACCGCTGCGCACCGGGCGTATTCTTAATATCAACGTGCCGGATCTCCCGCTGAATGAAATCAAGGGCATTCGCGTCACGCGTTGCGGAAGCCGTCATCCGGCCGATCAGGTTATCCCGCAACAGGATCCGCGCGGCAATACGCTTTACTGGATTGGCCCTCCTGGCGATAAGTGCGATGCGGGGCCGGATACCGACTTTGCTGCCGTGGATGAAGGCTATGTCTCGGTGACGCCACTGCACGTAGATTTAACCGCGTATAGCGCGCATGATGTGGTGTCGGGCTGGCTTGATCGCGCAGGAGTGAACGCGCAATGGTAA
- a CDS encoding aminopeptidase, with product MFSATRHRIAALALGVCFILPAQAKNQPYGEIANMQARHIATVFPGRMTGSPAEMLSADYLRQQFADMGYQSDIRSFHSRYIYTSRNKTKNWHNVTGSTVIAAHEGSSAEQIIIMAHLDTYAPLSDADTDNNLGGLTLQGLDDNAAGLGVMLELAERMKDIPTKYGIRFVATSGEEEGKLGAENLLKRMSAEEKKNTLLVINLDNLIVGDKLYFNSGQSTPGTVRKLTRDRALAIARSHGVYATTNPGGNPAYPRGTGCCNDGEVFDKAGIPVLYVEATNWALGKKDGYQQRAKTKAFPDGTSWHNVMLDNQQHIDSALPQRIEHRSRDVVKVMLPLVKELAKAGKA from the coding sequence ATGTTTTCCGCAACGCGCCACCGTATTGCAGCCCTGGCGCTCGGCGTTTGCTTTATCCTTCCGGCTCAGGCAAAAAATCAACCGTATGGTGAAATCGCCAATATGCAGGCGCGGCATATTGCCACCGTTTTTCCCGGCCGCATGACCGGCTCACCCGCGGAAATGCTCTCCGCTGACTATCTTCGCCAGCAGTTTGCCGATATGGGCTACCAGAGCGATATCCGGTCGTTTCACAGCCGCTACATCTATACCTCACGCAATAAAACCAAAAACTGGCATAACGTGACCGGCAGTACGGTGATTGCGGCACACGAAGGTAGCTCGGCTGAGCAGATCATTATTATGGCGCACCTGGACACCTACGCCCCCTTGAGTGACGCCGATACCGATAACAATCTGGGTGGGCTGACGCTGCAGGGCCTGGACGATAACGCGGCAGGTCTCGGTGTGATGCTTGAACTGGCCGAGCGAATGAAAGACATCCCGACAAAATACGGTATTCGCTTTGTGGCCACCAGCGGTGAAGAGGAAGGCAAACTCGGCGCTGAGAATCTCCTTAAGCGCATGAGCGCGGAGGAGAAGAAAAATACGCTGCTGGTGATTAACCTCGATAATTTAATCGTTGGCGATAAGCTCTATTTTAATAGCGGACAGAGTACGCCGGGTACCGTGCGTAAACTGACCCGTGACCGTGCGCTGGCGATTGCGCGCAGCCATGGTGTCTATGCCACAACCAATCCGGGTGGCAATCCTGCTTATCCGCGCGGAACGGGCTGCTGTAACGACGGCGAAGTGTTCGATAAAGCGGGTATTCCGGTGCTGTACGTCGAAGCCACAAACTGGGCACTGGGCAAGAAAGATGGCTATCAGCAGCGGGCGAAAACGAAAGCCTTTCCTGACGGCACGAGCTGGCATAACGTGATGCTGGATAATCAGCAGCACATTGATAGCGCGTTGCCGCAGCGGATTGAGCATCGCAGCCGCGATGTGGTGAAAGTGATGCTGCCGCTGGTGAAGGAGCTGGCGAAAGCGGGGAAAGCTTGA
- the cysC gene encoding adenylyl-sulfate kinase yields MAAHDENVVWHPHPVTVAQREQLHGHRGVVLWFTGLSGSGKSTVAGALEEALHQQGVSTYLLDGDNVRHGLCSDLGFSDEDRKENIRRVGEVASLMADAGLVVLTAFISPHRAERQMVRERVGQDRFIEVFVDTPLEICEARDPKGLYKKARAGELRNFTGIDSVYEAPESPEIHLEGQQLVTNLVSQLLDLLRRDDIIRS; encoded by the coding sequence ATGGCCGCCCATGATGAGAACGTCGTCTGGCATCCTCATCCGGTCACCGTCGCTCAGCGCGAGCAACTCCACGGTCACCGTGGGGTTGTGCTGTGGTTTACCGGGCTGTCCGGCTCCGGTAAATCGACGGTTGCGGGGGCGCTGGAAGAGGCATTGCATCAGCAGGGCGTAAGCACCTACCTGCTGGACGGCGACAACGTGCGTCACGGCCTGTGCAGTGATTTGGGCTTCAGCGATGAGGATCGCAAAGAGAATATCCGTCGGGTTGGGGAAGTCGCCAGCCTGATGGCGGATGCCGGGCTGGTGGTGCTGACCGCGTTTATCTCGCCTCACCGCGCCGAGCGCCAGATGGTGCGCGAGCGCGTCGGTCAGGATCGTTTTATCGAGGTGTTTGTCGATACGCCGCTGGAAATCTGTGAAGCGCGCGATCCGAAAGGGCTGTATAAAAAAGCCCGCGCGGGTGAACTGCGAAACTTCACCGGCATCGACTCGGTCTACGAAGCGCCTGAATCCCCTGAGATTCACCTGGAAGGTCAACAATTGGTAACAAATTTAGTAAGCCAATTATTAGACCTGCTCAGACGGGACGATATTATCAGATCCTGA
- the cysH gene encoding phosphoadenosine phosphosulfate reductase, translating to MSVLDLNALNALPKVERILALAETNARLEKLDAEGRVAWALENLPGDYVLSSSFGIQAAVSLHLVNQIRPDIPVILTDTGYLFPETYQFIDELTDKLKLNLKVYRAEQSAAWQEARYGKLWEQGVEGIEKYNEINKVEPMNRALKELNAQTWFAGLRREQSGSRATLPVLAVQRGVFKVLPIIDWDNRTVYQYLQKHGLKYHPLWDQGYLSVGDTHTTRKWEPGMAEEETRFFGLKRECGLHEG from the coding sequence ATGTCCGTACTCGATCTAAACGCGCTTAACGCATTGCCAAAAGTCGAACGTATTCTGGCGCTCGCAGAAACTAACGCCCGGCTGGAAAAGCTCGACGCCGAAGGGCGCGTGGCGTGGGCGCTGGAAAATCTGCCGGGTGACTACGTGCTCTCGTCGAGCTTTGGCATTCAGGCGGCGGTCAGTTTGCATCTGGTGAATCAGATCCGCCCGGATATTCCGGTGATCCTCACCGATACCGGCTATCTGTTCCCGGAAACCTACCAGTTTATCGATGAGCTGACGGACAAGCTTAAGCTGAACCTGAAAGTGTACCGCGCAGAGCAGAGCGCGGCCTGGCAGGAGGCGCGCTACGGCAAACTGTGGGAGCAGGGCGTTGAGGGCATTGAGAAATACAATGAGATCAACAAAGTCGAGCCGATGAACCGTGCGCTGAAAGAGCTGAACGCGCAGACCTGGTTTGCCGGTCTTCGCCGCGAACAGTCCGGCAGCCGGGCCACGCTTCCGGTGCTGGCAGTGCAGCGCGGCGTGTTTAAAGTGCTGCCGATCATCGACTGGGATAACCGGACGGTGTACCAGTACCTGCAAAAACACGGACTGAAATACCATCCGCTGTGGGACCAGGGTTATCTGTCAGTGGGGGATACCCACACCACGCGCAAATGGGAACCGGGAATGGCGGAAGAAGAGACGCGATTCTTTGGGCTGAAGCGCGAGTGCGGGTTGCACGAAGGGTAA
- the ispD gene encoding 2-C-methyl-D-erythritol 4-phosphate cytidylyltransferase, with amino-acid sequence MAVTFSDVCAVVPAAGFGRRMQTECPKQYLSIGDKTILEHAVAALLAHPRVTRVIIAISPGDARFAQLPLAHHPQITVVDGGAERANSVLAGIQAAGDAQWVLVHDAARPCLHQDDLARLLALSETSKVGGILAAPVRDTMKRAEPGKQAIAHTVERVDLWHALTPQFFPRELLHDCLTRALTEGATITDEASALEYCGFHPTLVEGRADNIKVTRPEDLQLAEFYLTRSTHQEKA; translated from the coding sequence ATGGCAGTGACTTTTTCGGACGTATGCGCCGTGGTGCCGGCCGCGGGTTTTGGCCGGCGCATGCAGACAGAATGTCCCAAGCAATACCTCTCTATTGGCGATAAAACGATCCTCGAACACGCTGTGGCGGCGCTGCTGGCGCATCCCCGAGTGACGCGCGTGATCATCGCTATCAGTCCGGGCGATGCCCGATTCGCACAGTTACCGCTGGCACATCATCCGCAGATCACCGTCGTTGATGGCGGCGCCGAGCGCGCCAATTCCGTACTGGCGGGCATCCAGGCCGCCGGCGATGCCCAATGGGTGCTGGTCCACGACGCTGCGCGCCCGTGTCTGCATCAGGACGATCTTGCGCGCCTGCTGGCGCTAAGTGAAACCAGTAAAGTCGGTGGCATTCTGGCCGCCCCGGTTCGCGACACCATGAAGCGCGCTGAGCCGGGTAAACAGGCTATCGCCCATACCGTTGAACGTGTCGATTTATGGCACGCGCTGACGCCACAATTTTTCCCCCGTGAATTACTCCACGACTGCTTAACGCGGGCGCTTACGGAAGGTGCGACCATAACGGACGAAGCCTCTGCGCTGGAGTATTGCGGTTTCCACCCAACGCTTGTTGAAGGGCGCGCTGATAATATAAAAGTGACGCGTCCGGAAGATTTACAGCTCGCGGAATTTTATCTTACCCGTTCGACCCATCAGGAGAAGGCATAA
- the cysN gene encoding sulfate adenylyltransferase subunit CysN, giving the protein MNTTIAQQIANEGGVEAYLHAQQHKSLLRFLTCGSVDDGKSTLIGRLLHDTRQIYEDQLSSLHNDSKRHGTQGEKLDLALLVDGLQAEREQGITIDVAYRYFSTEKRKFIIADTPGHEQYTRNMATGASTCELAILLIDARKGVLDQTRRHSFISTLLGIKHLVVAVNKMDLVNFSEETFEEIRQSYLTFAEQLPGNLDIRFVPLSALEGDNVASQSANMPWYSGPTLLEVLETVEIQRVVDTQPMRFPVQYVNRPNLDFRGFSGTIASGSVTVGQRVKVLPSGVESSIARIVTFDGDLQEAGAGEAVTLVLKDEIDISRGDLLVDAHETLAAVQGAAVDVVWMAEQPLTAGQSYDIKIAGKKTRARVDGIQFQVDINNLTQREVSELPLNGIGLVDLTFDEPLVLDKYQQNPVTGGLIFIDRLTNVTVGAGMVREPNQQATAVSEFSAFELELNALVRKHFPHWGARDLLGGK; this is encoded by the coding sequence ATGAACACCACGATTGCCCAACAAATTGCCAATGAAGGCGGCGTAGAAGCATACCTGCATGCGCAACAACACAAGAGCCTGCTGCGCTTTCTGACCTGCGGTAGCGTTGATGACGGTAAAAGCACGCTGATTGGTCGTCTGCTGCACGACACGCGTCAGATCTATGAAGACCAGCTCTCTTCCCTGCATAACGACAGCAAACGTCATGGTACCCAGGGCGAAAAGCTCGACCTGGCGCTGCTGGTGGACGGCCTGCAGGCGGAGCGCGAGCAGGGCATCACCATTGATGTTGCGTATCGCTATTTCTCCACCGAGAAGCGCAAATTTATTATTGCCGACACGCCGGGGCATGAGCAGTACACCCGCAACATGGCCACCGGTGCATCAACCTGTGAGCTGGCGATCCTGCTCATCGATGCCCGTAAAGGCGTGCTGGATCAAACCCGTCGTCACAGCTTCATCTCCACGCTGCTGGGGATCAAACACCTGGTGGTGGCGGTGAACAAAATGGATCTGGTGAACTTCAGCGAAGAGACGTTTGAGGAGATCCGCCAGAGCTACCTGACCTTTGCTGAACAGCTACCGGGTAACCTCGATATCCGCTTTGTACCGCTCTCCGCGCTGGAAGGGGACAACGTCGCCTCCCAGAGCGCCAACATGCCGTGGTACAGCGGCCCGACGCTGCTGGAAGTGCTGGAAACGGTTGAAATTCAGCGCGTGGTGGATACCCAGCCAATGCGCTTCCCGGTGCAGTACGTTAACCGCCCGAACCTCGATTTTCGCGGCTTCTCCGGCACAATCGCTTCTGGCTCCGTCACGGTGGGGCAGCGCGTCAAAGTGTTGCCGTCCGGTGTGGAATCGTCCATTGCCCGTATCGTCACCTTTGATGGCGATCTGCAGGAAGCCGGCGCCGGTGAAGCGGTAACGCTGGTGCTGAAAGATGAGATTGATATCAGCCGCGGCGATCTGCTGGTGGATGCGCACGAAACGCTGGCAGCGGTGCAGGGTGCTGCTGTGGATGTGGTGTGGATGGCTGAACAGCCGCTGACGGCAGGTCAAAGCTACGACATCAAAATTGCCGGTAAGAAAACACGCGCCCGCGTGGACGGTATTCAGTTCCAGGTGGACATCAATAATCTGACCCAGCGTGAAGTGAGCGAGTTGCCGTTGAACGGTATCGGCCTGGTGGATCTCACCTTTGACGAGCCGCTGGTGCTGGACAAATACCAGCAAAACCCGGTAACGGGAGGGCTTATCTTTATCGATCGCCTGACCAACGTCACCGTCGGTGCTGGCATGGTGCGCGAGCCTAATCAACAGGCGACAGCGGTGTCGGAATTCAGCGCCTTTGAGCTTGAACTGAATGCGCTGGTGCGTAAGCACTTCCCGCACTGGGGTGCGCGCGATCTGCTGGGAGGCAAGTAA
- a CDS encoding protein-L-isoaspartate(D-aspartate) O-methyltransferase: MVSKRVQTLLEQLRAQGIRDEHVLHALAQVPREKFVDEAFEHKAWENVALPIGQGQTISQPYMVARMTELLELTPDSRVLEIGTGSGYQTAILAHLVHHVCSVERIKGLQWQARRRLKQLDLHNVSTRHGDGWQGWQARAPFDAIIVTAAPPEIPAALLSQLDEGGILVLPVGDEQQLLKRVRRRGDEFIIDTVEAVRFVPLVKGELA; encoded by the coding sequence ATGGTAAGCAAACGTGTACAAACTCTTCTGGAACAACTTCGCGCACAGGGGATCCGCGACGAGCATGTGCTGCATGCGCTCGCCCAGGTTCCGCGTGAGAAATTTGTAGATGAGGCGTTTGAACACAAAGCGTGGGAGAACGTGGCGTTGCCCATCGGGCAAGGCCAGACGATTTCGCAGCCCTACATGGTGGCACGCATGACGGAGCTGCTGGAGCTCACCCCCGACTCCCGCGTGCTGGAGATTGGCACCGGGTCCGGTTATCAGACAGCGATTCTGGCGCATCTGGTGCATCATGTGTGCTCCGTCGAGCGGATCAAAGGTTTACAGTGGCAGGCGCGTCGTCGCCTGAAACAACTTGATTTACACAATGTTTCGACACGACACGGTGATGGATGGCAGGGTTGGCAGGCTCGCGCCCCGTTTGACGCAATCATCGTGACGGCCGCTCCACCTGAGATCCCTGCGGCCCTGTTGTCGCAGCTGGATGAGGGGGGCATTCTTGTTCTGCCTGTTGGCGATGAGCAGCAGCTGCTGAAGCGCGTTCGTCGACGTGGCGACGAGTTTATTATCGATACCGTAGAAGCCGTGCGCTTTGTGCCTCTGGTAAAGGGGGAACTGGCCTAA
- the ftsB gene encoding cell division protein FtsB, translating to MGKLTLLLLALLIWLQYSLWFGKNGLHDYSRVSDDVAAQQATNAKLKARNDQLFAEIDDLNGGQEAIEERARNELSMTKPGETFYRLVPDASKRNQGSAQNNR from the coding sequence ATGGGTAAACTAACGCTGCTGTTGCTGGCTTTGCTGATCTGGCTGCAATATTCGCTGTGGTTCGGTAAGAACGGACTGCACGACTATAGCCGGGTAAGCGATGACGTCGCGGCTCAGCAGGCAACAAACGCCAAACTTAAGGCGCGAAACGATCAACTCTTTGCTGAAATTGATGACCTCAATGGCGGGCAAGAGGCGATTGAGGAACGCGCACGCAATGAACTCAGTATGACTAAGCCGGGCGAAACCTTTTATCGTCTGGTTCCGGATGCGTCTAAACGCAATCAGGGCTCAGCACAGAACAATCGATAA
- the cysD gene encoding sulfate adenylyltransferase subunit CysD — protein MDQKRLTHLRQLEAESIHIIREVAAEFSNPVMMYSIGKDSSVMLHLARKAFYPGTLPFPLLHVDTGWKFREMYEFRDRTAKAYGCELLVHKNPEGVAMGINPFVHGSAKHTDIMKTEGLKQALNKYGFDAAFGGARRDEEKSRAKERIYSFRDRFHRWDPKNQRPELWHNYNGQINKGESIRVFPLSNWTELDIWQYIYLENIEIVPLYLAAERPVLERDGMLMMIDDDRIDLQPGEVIKKQMVRFRTLGCWPLTGAVESNAQTLPEIIEEMLVSTTSERQGRVIDRDQAGSMELKKRQGYF, from the coding sequence ATGGACCAAAAACGACTTACTCACCTGCGACAGCTCGAAGCGGAAAGTATCCATATTATCCGCGAAGTGGCCGCCGAGTTCTCTAACCCGGTGATGATGTACTCCATCGGCAAAGATTCCAGCGTGATGCTGCATCTGGCGCGTAAAGCGTTTTATCCGGGCACGCTGCCGTTCCCGCTGCTGCATGTTGATACCGGCTGGAAATTCCGTGAGATGTACGAGTTCCGCGACCGTACCGCCAAAGCCTACGGCTGTGAGCTGCTGGTGCATAAAAACCCGGAAGGGGTGGCGATGGGCATTAACCCGTTTGTTCACGGCAGCGCTAAACACACCGACATCATGAAAACCGAAGGGCTGAAGCAGGCGCTAAACAAGTACGGTTTTGACGCCGCTTTCGGCGGCGCGCGCCGTGACGAGGAGAAATCCCGCGCCAAAGAGCGTATTTATTCCTTCCGTGACCGCTTCCACCGCTGGGATCCGAAAAACCAGCGTCCCGAGCTGTGGCACAACTACAACGGCCAGATCAACAAAGGCGAAAGCATTCGCGTCTTCCCGCTCTCCAACTGGACCGAGCTGGATATCTGGCAGTACATCTATCTGGAAAATATCGAAATCGTTCCGCTTTACCTGGCGGCTGAGCGCCCGGTGCTGGAGCGCGACGGCATGCTGATGATGATCGATGACGATCGTATCGACCTGCAGCCTGGGGAAGTGATCAAAAAACAGATGGTGCGTTTCCGTACTCTCGGCTGCTGGCCGCTGACCGGCGCGGTGGAGTCCAACGCGCAAACGCTGCCAGAGATCATCGAAGAGATGCTGGTATCGACCACCAGCGAGCGACAGGGCCGCGTCATTGACCGCGACCAGGCAGGCTCGATGGAACTGAAGAAACGTCAGGGTTATTTCTAA